A genomic window from Helicobacter suis HS1 includes:
- a CDS encoding V-type ATP synthase subunit I domain-containing protein: MQDFINGFLKAWKAWSDDGKDAFLESFLDEVKNSKNDPTNFLGILEQEIKSLSQEGLKDDISFMLEVIESMKNEISNTKDNENVSDFFNAFQQEINEEQSISNDNPSEFVESLEKVIVETKNANKHEIQNSSENEVELTEEKSFLEMSEDEYYEYQQEQYIQMNEDDGIARATDELEQQELESKTLQEHEENQIKRAEEISITENENELAKQELEKYALEAENKSLKQYNESQNPDTLYEQQVAQEQSKEEELSNKQDLELETLRNNNIKKGLDDESLGLLESLQILRNETNEVANYLRANEIDYSRPTGENTTSKIASLALEENNQLNEKETNTQEQAKHTEKEQEKPKIAPNNDIDLKDKYANLHSFFKQTELDIKQKRIKTKLDFKESFLNYAKNHMNEDELKVLLVVSQKEPTKLTKEHINLIKDCLEQAHGNKHMQDKGLQLSVKSILGHQLEKEHHEVLKDYLVKSKDSLEPMDNRVYEVMRKHLDKQQAKTLKNLDSATQSVGVNANKNSEQPKNSQNEPRQETTNAQTNRTATQQEIQEKAQSNNSDEPWIEFGKKEQARAKAHYQAMLEREKAKELAKEQNNAQKEVKKEMPTIDYGYTQNTLSKSRKR; the protein is encoded by the coding sequence ATGCAAGATTTTATCAATGGATTTTTAAAGGCGTGGAAAGCTTGGAGTGATGATGGAAAGGACGCTTTTTTAGAGAGTTTTTTAGATGAAGTTAAAAATTCTAAAAATGACCCCACCAATTTTTTAGGCATTTTAGAACAAGAAATCAAGTCTTTAAGCCAAGAGGGCTTAAAAGATGACATTTCTTTTATGCTAGAAGTCATTGAGAGCATGAAAAATGAAATCTCTAATACAAAAGACAATGAAAATGTAAGCGATTTTTTTAATGCGTTCCAACAAGAAATCAATGAAGAGCAATCTATCTCTAATGATAATCCAAGCGAGTTTGTAGAAAGTTTAGAAAAAGTGATTGTTGAGACAAAAAATGCTAATAAACATGAGATACAAAATTCTAGCGAAAATGAAGTAGAGCTTACAGAAGAAAAAAGCTTTTTAGAAATGAGCGAAGATGAGTATTATGAATACCAACAAGAGCAATACATACAAATGAATGAAGATGATGGTATCGCACGAGCTACTGATGAGTTAGAGCAACAAGAGCTTGAAAGCAAGACATTACAAGAGCATGAAGAAAACCAAATCAAAAGAGCCGAAGAAATTAGTATCACAGAGAATGAAAATGAGTTAGCCAAACAAGAACTAGAAAAATATGCCCTAGAAGCTGAAAATAAAAGCTTAAAGCAATACAATGAGAGCCAAAACCCTGATACTCTCTATGAGCAACAAGTCGCACAAGAGCAAAGCAAAGAAGAAGAACTATCAAATAAGCAAGACTTAGAATTAGAAACATTAAGGAATAACAATATCAAGAAAGGTTTAGATGATGAGAGTTTAGGGCTTTTAGAAAGTTTGCAAATCCTAAGAAATGAAACAAACGAAGTTGCTAACTACTTAAGAGCTAATGAGATTGACTATTCAAGACCCACAGGTGAGAACACTACAAGTAAAATCGCCTCTCTTGCTTTAGAAGAAAACAACCAGCTTAATGAAAAAGAAACTAACACACAAGAACAAGCCAAACACACAGAAAAAGAGCAAGAAAAGCCCAAGATTGCCCCTAACAATGACATAGACCTTAAAGACAAATACGCTAACTTGCATAGTTTCTTCAAACAAACTGAGCTTGACATTAAACAAAAGCGCATTAAGACTAAGCTTGATTTTAAAGAGAGCTTTTTAAATTACGCTAAAAACCACATGAATGAAGATGAATTGAAAGTCTTATTAGTGGTAAGCCAAAAAGAGCCAACCAAGCTCACTAAAGAGCATATCAATTTGATTAAGGATTGCTTAGAACAAGCGCATGGTAATAAGCACATGCAAGATAAGGGCTTGCAATTAAGCGTTAAGTCTATCTTGGGGCACCAATTAGAAAAAGAACACCACGAAGTCTTAAAAGATTATTTAGTTAAATCTAAAGATAGCTTAGAGCCTATGGATAATAGAGTGTATGAAGTGATGCGAAAGCATTTAGACAAGCAACAAGCAAAAACACTCAAAAATTTAGATAGCGCCACTCAAAGTGTGGGGGTAAATGCTAATAAAAATTCAGAGCAACCTAAAAACTCACAAAATGAGCCAAGACAAGAGACTACTAACGCTCAAACTAATAGAACCGCTACACAACAAGAAATCCAAGAGAAAGCACAGAGTAATAACAGCGATGAGCCTTGGATTGAGTTTGGTAAAAAAGAACAAGCTAGAGCTAAAGCACACTATCAAGCTATGCTAGAAAGAGAAAAAGCTAAAGAATTAGCTAAAGAGCAAAATAACGCTCAAAAAGAAGTGAAAAAAGAAATGCCAACTATAGATTATGGCTACACACAAAATACGCTCTCTAAGAGCAGAAAGCGTTAG
- a CDS encoding CpaF/VirB11 family protein, with the protein MDLDKLKDYRALRNAILRLLPYLDSGITELIMNKEKEIWLYKLDGTREKVFDENLDKAFLLGFGEQLASFRDLFFNANYPTLNTSIPTSRYRVSMNHFAISADNELSLNIRVPSEKKFDLKAFKLSSVCQYDYEYLQKLMIEGKNLLISGGTGSGKTSFLNALIEFIPKHTRIVSVEDSEELDLRAFENHKSLLVDKTESSKFTYENALNMAMRMSPDRLMVGEIDTRNAMLFLRFGNTGHKGMVSTLHADSVHGVIEAIALNLQMNKSGLDVKVARKFFESSVDIVVQIVLDKATNTRYIQEILPTKELRSSL; encoded by the coding sequence ATGGACTTAGACAAACTCAAAGATTATAGGGCTTTAAGAAACGCTATTTTAAGGCTCTTGCCTTATTTAGATAGCGGTATTACAGAGCTGATTATGAATAAAGAAAAAGAAATTTGGCTCTATAAGCTTGATGGAACTAGAGAAAAAGTCTTTGATGAAAATTTAGACAAAGCTTTTCTACTTGGTTTTGGGGAGCAATTAGCGAGTTTTAGAGATTTATTCTTTAACGCTAATTACCCCACCCTTAATACTTCCATTCCTACTTCTAGATATAGAGTTAGCATGAACCACTTTGCTATTAGTGCGGATAATGAATTGAGCTTGAATATTAGAGTGCCAAGCGAGAAAAAGTTTGATTTAAAAGCTTTCAAGCTCTCTAGTGTGTGTCAATACGACTATGAGTATTTACAAAAGCTGATGATTGAGGGAAAGAACTTGCTTATTAGTGGAGGCACAGGCAGTGGAAAAACAAGCTTTTTAAACGCTTTGATTGAATTTATCCCTAAACACACACGAATAGTGAGTGTAGAAGATAGCGAAGAATTAGATTTAAGAGCGTTTGAAAATCATAAATCCTTATTAGTGGATAAGACCGAAAGTTCTAAATTTACCTATGAAAACGCCTTGAATATGGCAATGAGAATGAGTCCTGATAGGCTTATGGTAGGTGAGATTGACACACGAAATGCTATGCTTTTTTTAAGATTTGGCAATACAGGGCATAAAGGCATGGTTTCTACTTTACATGCAGATAGCGTGCATGGGGTCATAGAGGCGATTGCTTTAAATCTACAGATGAATAAAAGTGGTTTAGATGTAAAAGTAGCTAGAAAATTCTTTGAAAGCAGTGTGGATATAGTTGTTCAAATTGTGCTTGATAAAGCCACTAACACTAGATATATCCAAGAAATCTTACCCACCAAAGAATTAAGAAGTAGCCTATGA